One window of the Diospyros lotus cultivar Yz01 chromosome 12, ASM1463336v1, whole genome shotgun sequence genome contains the following:
- the LOC127786802 gene encoding uncharacterized protein LOC127786802, translating to MKDNHLYIPESCTNHKAIKPRNTTEFEYPTKPGTSDNGTGKDPDGETSELGPGASISSGLGGLGLEGIVGREDWDGTGAAPPGVGNRGVMSGERAGGEAMGGPGRTAGEAEMVEIGKLDLDSGKASEAENELPMTTITDSIANCGHMGAAINDDEMNECSLLGFGEMEMAMNKENESGDN from the exons ATGAAGGAT AACCACCTTTACATACCAGAAAGCTGCACTAACCACAAGGCCATCAAGCCCAGAAACACCACTGAATTTGAATACCCAACTAAGCCCGGAACCTCTGATAATGGAACTGGCAAAGACCCAGATGGTGAAACCTCCGAGCTTGGCCCCGGCGCCTCCATTTCGTCGGGATTGGGCGGGCTGGGGCTGGAAGGGATTGTTGGGAGAGAGGACTGGGATGGAACTGGAGCAGCCCCACCAGGGGTTGGAAACAGAGGAGTAATGTCTGGAGAAAGGGCTGGAGGAGAGGCCATGGGGGGACCTGGAAGAACTGCTGGAGAAGCTGAAATGGTGGAGATTGGTAAACTTGACTTAGATTCTGGCAAGGCCAGTGAAGCTGAGAATGAGCTTCCTATGACAACTATTACTGATAGCATTGCCAATTGTGGCCATATGGGGGCAGCCATTAATGatgatgaaatgaatgaatgcTCTTTACTAGGATTTGGAGAGATGGAGATGGCAATGAATAAGGAAAATGAGAGTGGTGATAATTGA
- the LOC127786479 gene encoding protein NETWORKED 3A-like isoform X3 — protein sequence METKKTEASSHWWWLDNLSATSPTTPKRSPWLQSTLSVRRPSDLKTELDVKTEAMLRIIEADAESFAQRAEMYYRKRPELISIVEQFYRAHRSLAEGYDQLKSDAGFRLTAPWASPLSFKYGVEKLMTCTEKSYDSFSETYDPMESGESEVDDPEPEEDPVNKEMEKEEVSSVLVKCEVMKLTEQIERLKEESKSQKKQIEEKDEEKRERIRQPTEVSREAVNEMVKLSEEIERLKEENMIQKKQLEEKDELKGKIIGQLKKVSSTVASDEMVKLREKIERLKEENKIQSDKLAEKEEEKGKIIEQLKEVSSTVVSDEMVKLREEIEMLKEENKIQNDKLAEKDEEKREVIRQLSLAMDMLREENLKLRKCIAKESPKKSSPSELRKLKLMFLGKLFNGSPKSQP from the exons ATGGAGACGAAGAAGACGGAGGCATCGTCGCATTGGTGGTGGTTGGACAATCTCAGCGCCACCTCCCCCACCACCCCAAAACGCTCGCCATGGCTCCAATCCACCCTTTCAG TTCGACGCCCTTCTGACCTCAAAACAGAGCTTGATGTGAAGACAGAGGCTATGCTGAGGATAATAGAGGCAGATGCAGAGTCTTTTGCCCAACGCGCGGAGATGTATTACAGGAAGCGGCCAGAGCTCATTAGTATTGTTGAGCAGTTCTATCGGGCCCATCGTTCATTAGCAGAGGGATACGATCAACTCAAGTCTGATGCTGGATTTCGTCTCACTGCACCATGGGCATCCCCGTTGTCTTTTAAATATGGAGTAGAGAAGCTGATGACCTGCACTGAGAAATCATATGACAGCTTCTCCGAGACCTACGATCCTATGGAATCTGGTGAATCTGAGGTTGATGATCCTGAGCCAGAAGAAGATCCAGTTAAcaaagaaatggagaaagaggAAGTTTCAAGCGTGCTTGTCAAATGTGAAGTGATGAAGCTCACCGAGCAAATTGAGAGGCTCAAAGAAGAGAGCAAGagtcaaaagaaacaaatagaggagaaagatgaagagaaaagagagagaataagacaGCCCACGGAAGTCTCAAGGGAGGCTGTCAATGAAATGGTGAAACTAAGTGAAGAAATTGAGAGactcaaagaagaaaacatgATTCAAAAGAAACAACTAGAGGAGAAAGATGAATTGAAAGGAAAGATCATCGGGCAGCTCAAGAAAGTTTCAAGCACAGTTGCCAGTGATGAAATGGTGAAGCTCAGGGAAAAAATTGAAAGgctcaaagaagaaaacaaaattcaaagcGATAAACTAgcagagaaagaagaagagaaaggaaagatCATCGAGCAGCTCAAGGAAGTTTCAAGCACGGTTGTCAGTGATGAAATGGTGAAGCTCAGGGAAGAAATTGAAATgctcaaagaagaaaacaaaattcagAACGATAAACTAGCGGAGAAAgatgaagagaaaagagaggtcATAAGACAGCTCAGTCTGGCAATGGATATGCTCAGGGAGGAGAATCTTAAGCTGAGGAAATGTATTGCTAAAGAATCCCCCAAGAAAAGCAGCCCGTCTGAGTTGCGCAAATTGAAGTTGATGTTTCTTGGGAAGTTGTTCAATGGGTCTCCAAAATCGCAGCCCTAG
- the LOC127786479 gene encoding protein NETWORKED 3A-like isoform X4 codes for METKKTEASSHWWWLDNLSATSPTTPKRSPWLQSTLSELDVKTEAMLRIIEADAESFAQRAEMYYRKRPELISIVEQFYRAHRSLAEGYDQLKSDAGFRLTAPWASPLSFKYGVEKLMTCTEKSYDSFSETYDPMESGESEVDDPEPEEDPVNKEMEKEEVSSVLVKCEVMKLTEQIERLKEESKSQKKQIEEKDEEKRERIRQPTEVSREAVNEMVKLSEEIERLKEENMIQKKQLEEKDELKGKIIGQLKKVSSTVASDEMVKLREKIERLKEENKIQSDKLAEKEEEKGKIIEQLKEVSSTVVSDEMVKLREEIEMLKEENKIQNDKLAEKDEEKREVIRQLSLAMDMLREENLKLRKCIAKESPKKSSPSELRKLKLMFLGKLFNGSPKSQP; via the exons ATGGAGACGAAGAAGACGGAGGCATCGTCGCATTGGTGGTGGTTGGACAATCTCAGCGCCACCTCCCCCACCACCCCAAAACGCTCGCCATGGCTCCAATCCACCCTTTCAG AGCTTGATGTGAAGACAGAGGCTATGCTGAGGATAATAGAGGCAGATGCAGAGTCTTTTGCCCAACGCGCGGAGATGTATTACAGGAAGCGGCCAGAGCTCATTAGTATTGTTGAGCAGTTCTATCGGGCCCATCGTTCATTAGCAGAGGGATACGATCAACTCAAGTCTGATGCTGGATTTCGTCTCACTGCACCATGGGCATCCCCGTTGTCTTTTAAATATGGAGTAGAGAAGCTGATGACCTGCACTGAGAAATCATATGACAGCTTCTCCGAGACCTACGATCCTATGGAATCTGGTGAATCTGAGGTTGATGATCCTGAGCCAGAAGAAGATCCAGTTAAcaaagaaatggagaaagaggAAGTTTCAAGCGTGCTTGTCAAATGTGAAGTGATGAAGCTCACCGAGCAAATTGAGAGGCTCAAAGAAGAGAGCAAGagtcaaaagaaacaaatagaggagaaagatgaagagaaaagagagagaataagacaGCCCACGGAAGTCTCAAGGGAGGCTGTCAATGAAATGGTGAAACTAAGTGAAGAAATTGAGAGactcaaagaagaaaacatgATTCAAAAGAAACAACTAGAGGAGAAAGATGAATTGAAAGGAAAGATCATCGGGCAGCTCAAGAAAGTTTCAAGCACAGTTGCCAGTGATGAAATGGTGAAGCTCAGGGAAAAAATTGAAAGgctcaaagaagaaaacaaaattcaaagcGATAAACTAgcagagaaagaagaagagaaaggaaagatCATCGAGCAGCTCAAGGAAGTTTCAAGCACGGTTGTCAGTGATGAAATGGTGAAGCTCAGGGAAGAAATTGAAATgctcaaagaagaaaacaaaattcagAACGATAAACTAGCGGAGAAAgatgaagagaaaagagaggtcATAAGACAGCTCAGTCTGGCAATGGATATGCTCAGGGAGGAGAATCTTAAGCTGAGGAAATGTATTGCTAAAGAATCCCCCAAGAAAAGCAGCCCGTCTGAGTTGCGCAAATTGAAGTTGATGTTTCTTGGGAAGTTGTTCAATGGGTCTCCAAAATCGCAGCCCTAG
- the LOC127786479 gene encoding protein NETWORKED 3A-like isoform X2 produces the protein MERQSLKVSGGMETKKTEASSHWWWLDNLSATSPTTPKRSPWLQSTLSELDVKTEAMLRIIEADAESFAQRAEMYYRKRPELISIVEQFYRAHRSLAEGYDQLKSDAGFRLTAPWASPLSFKYGVEKLMTCTEKSYDSFSETYDPMESGESEVDDPEPEEDPVNKEMEKEEVSSVLVKCEVMKLTEQIERLKEESKSQKKQIEEKDEEKRERIRQPTEVSREAVNEMVKLSEEIERLKEENMIQKKQLEEKDELKGKIIGQLKKVSSTVASDEMVKLREKIERLKEENKIQSDKLAEKEEEKGKIIEQLKEVSSTVVSDEMVKLREEIEMLKEENKIQNDKLAEKDEEKREVIRQLSLAMDMLREENLKLRKCIAKESPKKSSPSELRKLKLMFLGKLFNGSPKSQP, from the exons ATGGAACGACAATCTTTGAAG GTAAGTGGCGGAATGGAGACGAAGAAGACGGAGGCATCGTCGCATTGGTGGTGGTTGGACAATCTCAGCGCCACCTCCCCCACCACCCCAAAACGCTCGCCATGGCTCCAATCCACCCTTTCAG AGCTTGATGTGAAGACAGAGGCTATGCTGAGGATAATAGAGGCAGATGCAGAGTCTTTTGCCCAACGCGCGGAGATGTATTACAGGAAGCGGCCAGAGCTCATTAGTATTGTTGAGCAGTTCTATCGGGCCCATCGTTCATTAGCAGAGGGATACGATCAACTCAAGTCTGATGCTGGATTTCGTCTCACTGCACCATGGGCATCCCCGTTGTCTTTTAAATATGGAGTAGAGAAGCTGATGACCTGCACTGAGAAATCATATGACAGCTTCTCCGAGACCTACGATCCTATGGAATCTGGTGAATCTGAGGTTGATGATCCTGAGCCAGAAGAAGATCCAGTTAAcaaagaaatggagaaagaggAAGTTTCAAGCGTGCTTGTCAAATGTGAAGTGATGAAGCTCACCGAGCAAATTGAGAGGCTCAAAGAAGAGAGCAAGagtcaaaagaaacaaatagaggagaaagatgaagagaaaagagagagaataagacaGCCCACGGAAGTCTCAAGGGAGGCTGTCAATGAAATGGTGAAACTAAGTGAAGAAATTGAGAGactcaaagaagaaaacatgATTCAAAAGAAACAACTAGAGGAGAAAGATGAATTGAAAGGAAAGATCATCGGGCAGCTCAAGAAAGTTTCAAGCACAGTTGCCAGTGATGAAATGGTGAAGCTCAGGGAAAAAATTGAAAGgctcaaagaagaaaacaaaattcaaagcGATAAACTAgcagagaaagaagaagagaaaggaaagatCATCGAGCAGCTCAAGGAAGTTTCAAGCACGGTTGTCAGTGATGAAATGGTGAAGCTCAGGGAAGAAATTGAAATgctcaaagaagaaaacaaaattcagAACGATAAACTAGCGGAGAAAgatgaagagaaaagagaggtcATAAGACAGCTCAGTCTGGCAATGGATATGCTCAGGGAGGAGAATCTTAAGCTGAGGAAATGTATTGCTAAAGAATCCCCCAAGAAAAGCAGCCCGTCTGAGTTGCGCAAATTGAAGTTGATGTTTCTTGGGAAGTTGTTCAATGGGTCTCCAAAATCGCAGCCCTAG
- the LOC127786479 gene encoding protein NETWORKED 3A-like isoform X1, translated as MERQSLKVSGGMETKKTEASSHWWWLDNLSATSPTTPKRSPWLQSTLSVRRPSDLKTELDVKTEAMLRIIEADAESFAQRAEMYYRKRPELISIVEQFYRAHRSLAEGYDQLKSDAGFRLTAPWASPLSFKYGVEKLMTCTEKSYDSFSETYDPMESGESEVDDPEPEEDPVNKEMEKEEVSSVLVKCEVMKLTEQIERLKEESKSQKKQIEEKDEEKRERIRQPTEVSREAVNEMVKLSEEIERLKEENMIQKKQLEEKDELKGKIIGQLKKVSSTVASDEMVKLREKIERLKEENKIQSDKLAEKEEEKGKIIEQLKEVSSTVVSDEMVKLREEIEMLKEENKIQNDKLAEKDEEKREVIRQLSLAMDMLREENLKLRKCIAKESPKKSSPSELRKLKLMFLGKLFNGSPKSQP; from the exons ATGGAACGACAATCTTTGAAG GTAAGTGGCGGAATGGAGACGAAGAAGACGGAGGCATCGTCGCATTGGTGGTGGTTGGACAATCTCAGCGCCACCTCCCCCACCACCCCAAAACGCTCGCCATGGCTCCAATCCACCCTTTCAG TTCGACGCCCTTCTGACCTCAAAACAGAGCTTGATGTGAAGACAGAGGCTATGCTGAGGATAATAGAGGCAGATGCAGAGTCTTTTGCCCAACGCGCGGAGATGTATTACAGGAAGCGGCCAGAGCTCATTAGTATTGTTGAGCAGTTCTATCGGGCCCATCGTTCATTAGCAGAGGGATACGATCAACTCAAGTCTGATGCTGGATTTCGTCTCACTGCACCATGGGCATCCCCGTTGTCTTTTAAATATGGAGTAGAGAAGCTGATGACCTGCACTGAGAAATCATATGACAGCTTCTCCGAGACCTACGATCCTATGGAATCTGGTGAATCTGAGGTTGATGATCCTGAGCCAGAAGAAGATCCAGTTAAcaaagaaatggagaaagaggAAGTTTCAAGCGTGCTTGTCAAATGTGAAGTGATGAAGCTCACCGAGCAAATTGAGAGGCTCAAAGAAGAGAGCAAGagtcaaaagaaacaaatagaggagaaagatgaagagaaaagagagagaataagacaGCCCACGGAAGTCTCAAGGGAGGCTGTCAATGAAATGGTGAAACTAAGTGAAGAAATTGAGAGactcaaagaagaaaacatgATTCAAAAGAAACAACTAGAGGAGAAAGATGAATTGAAAGGAAAGATCATCGGGCAGCTCAAGAAAGTTTCAAGCACAGTTGCCAGTGATGAAATGGTGAAGCTCAGGGAAAAAATTGAAAGgctcaaagaagaaaacaaaattcaaagcGATAAACTAgcagagaaagaagaagagaaaggaaagatCATCGAGCAGCTCAAGGAAGTTTCAAGCACGGTTGTCAGTGATGAAATGGTGAAGCTCAGGGAAGAAATTGAAATgctcaaagaagaaaacaaaattcagAACGATAAACTAGCGGAGAAAgatgaagagaaaagagaggtcATAAGACAGCTCAGTCTGGCAATGGATATGCTCAGGGAGGAGAATCTTAAGCTGAGGAAATGTATTGCTAAAGAATCCCCCAAGAAAAGCAGCCCGTCTGAGTTGCGCAAATTGAAGTTGATGTTTCTTGGGAAGTTGTTCAATGGGTCTCCAAAATCGCAGCCCTAG